One window from the genome of Gopherus evgoodei ecotype Sinaloan lineage chromosome 2, rGopEvg1_v1.p, whole genome shotgun sequence encodes:
- the KLHL7 gene encoding kelch-like protein 7 isoform X1 yields the protein MAASGSEKSNKKKTEKKLAAREEAKLLASFMGVMNTMRKQKTLCDVILMVQERKIPAHRVVLASASHFFNLMFTTNMLESKSFEVELKDAEPDIIEQLVEFAYTARISVNSNNVQSLLDAANQYQIEPVKKMCVDFLKEQVDASNCLGISVLAECLDCPELKATADDFIHQHFTEVYKTDEFLQLDVKRVTHLLNQDTLTVRAEDQVYDAAVRWLKYDEPNRQPYMVDILAKVRFPLISKNFLSKTVQAEPLIQDNPECLKMVISGMRYHLLSPEDREELVEGTRPRRKKHDYRIALFGGSQPQSCRYFNPKDYSWTDIRCPFEKRRDAACVFWDNVVYILGGSQLFPIKRMDCYNVVKDSWYSKLGPPTPRDSLAACAAEGKIYTSGGSEVGNSALYLFECYDTRTESWHTKPSMLTQRCSHGMVEANGLIYVCGGSLGNNVSGRVLNSCEVYDPATETWTELCPMIEARKNHGLVFVKDKIFAVGGQNGLGGLDNVEYYDIKMNEWKMVSPMPWKGVTVKCAAVGSIVYVLAGFQGVGRLGHILEYNTETDKWVANSKVRAFPVTSCLICVVDTCGANEETLET from the exons AAAACTCTCTGTGATGTCATTCTCATGGTACAGGAAAGAAAGATCCCAGCTCATCGTGTTGTGCTTGCTTCAGCCAGTCACTTTTTTAACTTGATGTTTACTA CAAATATGCTTGAATCAAAGTCCTTTGAAGTGGAGCTAAAAGATGCAGAGCCTGACATTATTGAACAGCTTGTGGAGTTTGCTTATACTGCGAG AATTTCCGTTAATAGCAATAACGTCCAGTCTTTACTAGATGCAGCAAACCAGTATCAAATAGAACCtgtgaaaaaaatgtgtgtggatTTTTTGAAAGAGCAAGTGGATGCTTCAAACTGTCTTG GTATAAGTGTATTAGCAGAATGCCTAGACTGTCCAGAACTGAAGGCCACTGCAGATGACTTTATCCATCAACATTTCACTGAAGTTTATAAGACAGATGAGTTTCTACAGCTTGATGTTAAACGTGTGACACATCTCCTGAACCAGGACACACTGACTGTAAGGGCAGAAGATCAG GTTTATGATGCAGCAGTCAGGTGGCTAAAGTATGATGAACCTAACCGCCAGCCATACATGGTCGACATCCTTGCTAAAGTCAGATTTCCTCTTATATCGAAGAACTTCTTAAGTAAAACCGTACAAGCTGAGCCACTTATTCAGGATAACCCTGAATGCCTTAAAATGGTGATCA GTGGAATGCGATATCATCTGCTGTCTCCAGAGGACAGAGAAGAGCTAGTGGAGGGCACGCGGCCACGAAGGAAAAAACATGATTACCGCATTGCCTTATTTGGAGGCTCACAGCCACAGTCTTGCAGATACTTTAATCCAAAG GATTACAGCTGGACAGACATCCGATGTCCCTTTGAAAAGCGCAGAGATGCAGCTTGTGTCTTCTGGGACAATGTAGTTTATATTTTGGGTGGCTCCCAACTCTTCCCTATAAAGCGAATGGACTGCTACAATGTGGTGAAGGACAGCTGGTATTCCAAACTGGGACCTCCAACGCCTCGAGATAGCCTTGCAGCCTGTGCTGCAGAGGGCAAAATTTATACATCTGGTGGTTCAGAAGTGG GAAATTCTGCTCTGTATTTATTTGAATGCTATGATACAAGAACAGAAAGCTGGCACACAAAGCCCAGCATGCTGACTCAGCGTTGTAGTCACGGGATGGTGGAGGCAAATGGCCTGATTTACGTATGTGGAGGAAGTTTGGGAAACAATGTTTCTGGAAGGGTCCTGAATTCCTGTGAAGTTTATGATCCAGCAACAGAAAC gtgGACTGAGCTATGTCCAATGATAGAAGCCAGGAAGAATCATGGGCTGGTGTTTGTAAAAGACAAAATATTTGCTGTGGGTGGACAAAATGGCTTAG GTGGCCTAGACAACGTGGAATATTATGATATTAAGATGAACGAATGGAAGATGGTGTCGCCAATGCCGTGGAAGGGTGTAACAGTGAAGTGTGCTGCTGTGGGCTCTATAGTCTACGTCCTGGCTGGCTTTCAGGGTGTGGGCCGATTAGGGCACATCCTTGAATATAATACTGAAACAGACAAGTGGGTGGCCAACTCCAAAGTCCGTGCTTTCCCAGTGACAAGTTGTTTAATCTGTGTTGTTGATACTTGTGGAGCAAATGAAGAGACATTAGAGACATGA
- the KLHL7 gene encoding kelch-like protein 7 isoform X3: MLESKSFEVELKDAEPDIIEQLVEFAYTARISVNSNNVQSLLDAANQYQIEPVKKMCVDFLKEQVDASNCLGISVLAECLDCPELKATADDFIHQHFTEVYKTDEFLQLDVKRVTHLLNQDTLTVRAEDQVYDAAVRWLKYDEPNRQPYMVDILAKVRFPLISKNFLSKTVQAEPLIQDNPECLKMVISGMRYHLLSPEDREELVEGTRPRRKKHDYRIALFGGSQPQSCRYFNPKDYSWTDIRCPFEKRRDAACVFWDNVVYILGGSQLFPIKRMDCYNVVKDSWYSKLGPPTPRDSLAACAAEGKIYTSGGSEVGNSALYLFECYDTRTESWHTKPSMLTQRCSHGMVEANGLIYVCGGSLGNNVSGRVLNSCEVYDPATETWTELCPMIEARKNHGLVFVKDKIFAVGGQNGLGGLDNVEYYDIKMNEWKMVSPMPWKGVTVKCAAVGSIVYVLAGFQGVGRLGHILEYNTETDKWVANSKVRAFPVTSCLICVVDTCGANEETLET; this comes from the exons ATGCTTGAATCAAAGTCCTTTGAAGTGGAGCTAAAAGATGCAGAGCCTGACATTATTGAACAGCTTGTGGAGTTTGCTTATACTGCGAG AATTTCCGTTAATAGCAATAACGTCCAGTCTTTACTAGATGCAGCAAACCAGTATCAAATAGAACCtgtgaaaaaaatgtgtgtggatTTTTTGAAAGAGCAAGTGGATGCTTCAAACTGTCTTG GTATAAGTGTATTAGCAGAATGCCTAGACTGTCCAGAACTGAAGGCCACTGCAGATGACTTTATCCATCAACATTTCACTGAAGTTTATAAGACAGATGAGTTTCTACAGCTTGATGTTAAACGTGTGACACATCTCCTGAACCAGGACACACTGACTGTAAGGGCAGAAGATCAG GTTTATGATGCAGCAGTCAGGTGGCTAAAGTATGATGAACCTAACCGCCAGCCATACATGGTCGACATCCTTGCTAAAGTCAGATTTCCTCTTATATCGAAGAACTTCTTAAGTAAAACCGTACAAGCTGAGCCACTTATTCAGGATAACCCTGAATGCCTTAAAATGGTGATCA GTGGAATGCGATATCATCTGCTGTCTCCAGAGGACAGAGAAGAGCTAGTGGAGGGCACGCGGCCACGAAGGAAAAAACATGATTACCGCATTGCCTTATTTGGAGGCTCACAGCCACAGTCTTGCAGATACTTTAATCCAAAG GATTACAGCTGGACAGACATCCGATGTCCCTTTGAAAAGCGCAGAGATGCAGCTTGTGTCTTCTGGGACAATGTAGTTTATATTTTGGGTGGCTCCCAACTCTTCCCTATAAAGCGAATGGACTGCTACAATGTGGTGAAGGACAGCTGGTATTCCAAACTGGGACCTCCAACGCCTCGAGATAGCCTTGCAGCCTGTGCTGCAGAGGGCAAAATTTATACATCTGGTGGTTCAGAAGTGG GAAATTCTGCTCTGTATTTATTTGAATGCTATGATACAAGAACAGAAAGCTGGCACACAAAGCCCAGCATGCTGACTCAGCGTTGTAGTCACGGGATGGTGGAGGCAAATGGCCTGATTTACGTATGTGGAGGAAGTTTGGGAAACAATGTTTCTGGAAGGGTCCTGAATTCCTGTGAAGTTTATGATCCAGCAACAGAAAC gtgGACTGAGCTATGTCCAATGATAGAAGCCAGGAAGAATCATGGGCTGGTGTTTGTAAAAGACAAAATATTTGCTGTGGGTGGACAAAATGGCTTAG GTGGCCTAGACAACGTGGAATATTATGATATTAAGATGAACGAATGGAAGATGGTGTCGCCAATGCCGTGGAAGGGTGTAACAGTGAAGTGTGCTGCTGTGGGCTCTATAGTCTACGTCCTGGCTGGCTTTCAGGGTGTGGGCCGATTAGGGCACATCCTTGAATATAATACTGAAACAGACAAGTGGGTGGCCAACTCCAAAGTCCGTGCTTTCCCAGTGACAAGTTGTTTAATCTGTGTTGTTGATACTTGTGGAGCAAATGAAGAGACATTAGAGACATGA
- the KLHL7 gene encoding kelch-like protein 7 isoform X2, translated as MVQERKIPAHRVVLASASHFFNLMFTTNMLESKSFEVELKDAEPDIIEQLVEFAYTARISVNSNNVQSLLDAANQYQIEPVKKMCVDFLKEQVDASNCLGISVLAECLDCPELKATADDFIHQHFTEVYKTDEFLQLDVKRVTHLLNQDTLTVRAEDQVYDAAVRWLKYDEPNRQPYMVDILAKVRFPLISKNFLSKTVQAEPLIQDNPECLKMVISGMRYHLLSPEDREELVEGTRPRRKKHDYRIALFGGSQPQSCRYFNPKDYSWTDIRCPFEKRRDAACVFWDNVVYILGGSQLFPIKRMDCYNVVKDSWYSKLGPPTPRDSLAACAAEGKIYTSGGSEVGNSALYLFECYDTRTESWHTKPSMLTQRCSHGMVEANGLIYVCGGSLGNNVSGRVLNSCEVYDPATETWTELCPMIEARKNHGLVFVKDKIFAVGGQNGLGGLDNVEYYDIKMNEWKMVSPMPWKGVTVKCAAVGSIVYVLAGFQGVGRLGHILEYNTETDKWVANSKVRAFPVTSCLICVVDTCGANEETLET; from the exons ATGGTACAGGAAAGAAAGATCCCAGCTCATCGTGTTGTGCTTGCTTCAGCCAGTCACTTTTTTAACTTGATGTTTACTA CAAATATGCTTGAATCAAAGTCCTTTGAAGTGGAGCTAAAAGATGCAGAGCCTGACATTATTGAACAGCTTGTGGAGTTTGCTTATACTGCGAG AATTTCCGTTAATAGCAATAACGTCCAGTCTTTACTAGATGCAGCAAACCAGTATCAAATAGAACCtgtgaaaaaaatgtgtgtggatTTTTTGAAAGAGCAAGTGGATGCTTCAAACTGTCTTG GTATAAGTGTATTAGCAGAATGCCTAGACTGTCCAGAACTGAAGGCCACTGCAGATGACTTTATCCATCAACATTTCACTGAAGTTTATAAGACAGATGAGTTTCTACAGCTTGATGTTAAACGTGTGACACATCTCCTGAACCAGGACACACTGACTGTAAGGGCAGAAGATCAG GTTTATGATGCAGCAGTCAGGTGGCTAAAGTATGATGAACCTAACCGCCAGCCATACATGGTCGACATCCTTGCTAAAGTCAGATTTCCTCTTATATCGAAGAACTTCTTAAGTAAAACCGTACAAGCTGAGCCACTTATTCAGGATAACCCTGAATGCCTTAAAATGGTGATCA GTGGAATGCGATATCATCTGCTGTCTCCAGAGGACAGAGAAGAGCTAGTGGAGGGCACGCGGCCACGAAGGAAAAAACATGATTACCGCATTGCCTTATTTGGAGGCTCACAGCCACAGTCTTGCAGATACTTTAATCCAAAG GATTACAGCTGGACAGACATCCGATGTCCCTTTGAAAAGCGCAGAGATGCAGCTTGTGTCTTCTGGGACAATGTAGTTTATATTTTGGGTGGCTCCCAACTCTTCCCTATAAAGCGAATGGACTGCTACAATGTGGTGAAGGACAGCTGGTATTCCAAACTGGGACCTCCAACGCCTCGAGATAGCCTTGCAGCCTGTGCTGCAGAGGGCAAAATTTATACATCTGGTGGTTCAGAAGTGG GAAATTCTGCTCTGTATTTATTTGAATGCTATGATACAAGAACAGAAAGCTGGCACACAAAGCCCAGCATGCTGACTCAGCGTTGTAGTCACGGGATGGTGGAGGCAAATGGCCTGATTTACGTATGTGGAGGAAGTTTGGGAAACAATGTTTCTGGAAGGGTCCTGAATTCCTGTGAAGTTTATGATCCAGCAACAGAAAC gtgGACTGAGCTATGTCCAATGATAGAAGCCAGGAAGAATCATGGGCTGGTGTTTGTAAAAGACAAAATATTTGCTGTGGGTGGACAAAATGGCTTAG GTGGCCTAGACAACGTGGAATATTATGATATTAAGATGAACGAATGGAAGATGGTGTCGCCAATGCCGTGGAAGGGTGTAACAGTGAAGTGTGCTGCTGTGGGCTCTATAGTCTACGTCCTGGCTGGCTTTCAGGGTGTGGGCCGATTAGGGCACATCCTTGAATATAATACTGAAACAGACAAGTGGGTGGCCAACTCCAAAGTCCGTGCTTTCCCAGTGACAAGTTGTTTAATCTGTGTTGTTGATACTTGTGGAGCAAATGAAGAGACATTAGAGACATGA